The DNA segment GAGGACATGCTGGTCTATGAGAACCAGCTGATCTCCACCATCGATGTCCAGGGATCCTCCCGTGGCTCCATCACTCGGGACAGCGTCTACATGTAAGGGAAGAGGGTGGAAAAATGGAGGCAGAGAGCCTGGATTCCCCCTTGGATCAAACCAACCCTCACGCCTGCCACGTCCCTGGTGACGTCCCCACAACCTGGGCTGAGAGGGCTGATGGAGGACTTGGGAGTCTCCcatctttctctccctcctttccccagTCTCCGAGCTCGGTGCATCTACAACTCCAGTGACCTCCTTCCCCTGGGAGTGGAGGTGGCTGTGCCCCCCACAGCCGCCCCCCTGGCCATGCCGGGCCCGCTGGGGCTCCAGCTGCGGATTGCTACCGGTGAGTGCTCCCCATCCCGCTCTCCATCCTGCTCTCCATCCCGCTCAACCTCTCCCAACATTCCCACAGACGAATCCTACAGCTCCTACCACACTGTGGGTGACTTCCCCCTGGTGAGGGTGCTCCGGGACCCCATCTACGTGGAAGTCCGGCTGCTCGAGAAGACGGATCCCAActtggtgctggtgctgcaccaCTGCTGGGCCTCCCCTGGCTCCCACgccacatcccagccccagtggCCCATCCTGGTGGAGGGGTGAGCGGAAAAGGACGGGAGGATGGAAGTGAGGGGATGTCACTGTGCTGACTGTCGTTGTTTCCTGCCCAGGTGTCCCTTCCAAGGGGACAACTACAGGACACGGCTGATTCCAATGGGTCCGGCCTCTCCGGAGCTGCCCTTCCCGAGCCACTACCAGCGCTTTGTCATCTCCACCTTTGCCTTCGTGGAGCCCCCTGgaatggctgtgctggagggggAGGTGAGGGGGATCCCCTTGAATCCATGTGTTGGGAATCTCTCATCCCAacatccccaaacccaccccagcaCTGACCTTGCTTCCAGCTGTCCACAGTGTCTTCCTGTTGGGCAGCTCACGCTGCTTTTGGGAGATTCCTCAAAGCTTGGGGATGCTTTTTGTGGGTCTCTTCATGCCTGGGGACCCTTTTTGGGGATCCCCAGGTGACACTGGCATTCCTGTGGCTCCCAGATGTACATCTCCTGCAGCGCTTCTGTGTGCCACCTGGCCCAGCCGGAGCCCTGCCGGCCCTCCTGCCAGCTGGGAGTGCCCTCACGTGAGTCTGGGAGCCTCCAGGGATTTGGAAGGCCTCTGCATGTCCCCCTCTTCCCAAGCCAACCTGCTATTCCCCACAGGAGCGCGGAGGTCTCCGGGGGACAGGAGGACAGGTGACAGCATGGGGACAGTCACGTCTCAGGGATGCCTTGTCTTTCCTGAGGTTCCCAAGAGAGGGGGAACTCAGCAGAGAGGCTGAAGGGTGAGTGCCTTCTGCTCCCTAAAAACCCCTTCATCCCAAACACCCCTTCATCCCTCTAAGTTACCTCctccccctcttcctcctcacagctccagcctctACCTGGATGCTGTTGGATGTCTCTGggaaagctggaaaaataaaaccagtgcAAAGCACAGCTCTAAGGGTGTTTTGTCCTCGGCAGGGGTGGAAAGAGGGTCtctcatccccattcccaagctggcagcagccacagacacccccccccccccccccccagctcaaaatcccaccctgcTACACCCCAGCCCTTCACAGCAGCCTTTTCCAGCTGGGATGACAGGGAATAATTCTTTATTTCCATACTGAAACTAAGTAACTGCTTACAAAACTGCACagttctcccttccctccctccttccacACATCCTGGCCTCAAACTTCCACCAGCACcgggattggggttttttgtcagACCAGTTACAAGCACAAAACAATCTAAAGGCGGAAAACACAcagaactgggggaaaaaaactaaacaatAAATTCATGGAGCACAGGGAACACAATGCCTGACTTCCCTTGTGCCAACACCTACAACAGGGGAGCTTGATAATCCCACCTGGATAATCCCACATTGGATAGTCCCACCCACCCTCCCACCCcgaatcccaaaaaaatcccagccccACTTCCAGGGCTACAGGCTGTAGAATTTGAGGCTCCGATCCATGCCTGTGGAAGCGATGAACTTGGCATGGTGGCCAAAGGCCACTCCTGTGGTCAGACCACTgtgctctggggatggaaaacAATTCATGGTCACAATTCCGAGTGGATTTGACCCATTCCCGCCCCTGCCACTTCCATGATTGCCACAATCCCTCACCTGTGAAGTGGAGGATCTCTGTCCACTGCTTGCAGATGTAGATCTGGACATCGGTCCCGCCCAGCGCCAGATAGGTCCCGCTCTGGTCGAAAATCAGGGATTTCACCTGCGGAGAAGAATCACAACAAGGTGCTGAAAAAAGCTCCAAATGGCCTTTTTGGGATGCCACAACCCCTGGAGCAGAGACGCTGTGGGGAATAAAGGGACATGACGCACCTCAAAGTTGTTATCCAACTGCAATGTCTTGAAGTTCTTGAGCTTCCTCAAATCCCAGAGCTTGACCGAGGAGTCGTCGGCCGCCGTGGCCAGGTAGTATCCGTTCTCGGAAAAGGCGATGCTGGTGATGGGGCCGGAGTGTCCCGGGAAGTTGGCCACATTGGTGCGTTCCTGGGGACAAGGCGGTCAGAGGGAATCACAGCGCTGGGCTGTGGCATTGTTCCCAACCGCCCCGCGCGGTCACGGTGTCACCAGcggctgctctggagctggaatcttgggatttttggagaaaCCTCCAAAAACATTCCTCAAAGTCCTGCTCCTTGGACTGATCCCCAAGCCAAGCTCAGacaaccccaaacccctgtTCCCACACATTCCCATCAGCCCTTACCTTCAGATCCCAGATCTTGATTTGGGAATCCATCGTTCCCGTCCCAAAAATGAGCCCGTCCGGATGGAACTGGGCACAGGTGAGAGCTGCGGAGACAGCAGGAGAATCAGATGCTTGGGAAGActcacagggctgggaaaaCTCCCAATAGGGTTGGGAAGATACAGGGAGTTGGGAATATTTTGAGAGCTGGTAACACTCAAGAAGGTTGATGAAATTGGAAGGGTTGGGAAGACTCGGGAAGGTTGGGAAGGCTACCAAGACTCCCCCAAAGGAGCTCCCATGAACTCCAGGAGCGAAGGGATGCCTGGAATGGGAATAATCAACTCCAAAGCTTACCACATCCAGAGCTCTCATCCGTCACCTTGGTGAGGACACGGCCCGTCTGGATATCCGAGAAAGCCCAGTactgggagagaggaaaagtgtTGGATACGGGAAGGGCAGGAAGCAAaggtgggatctgtgggatggggagggattCACCTGGTCATCCGAGGAGCTGAGCAGGTAATCACCCGTGGCGTGGAGGCTGAGCCCGGTCACGGAGCCCTCGTGGGCACGGACCACCTGGACACAGGAGGCGTTGGGAACGGACCAGATCCGGATCGTGGCGTCGGGAGAAGCCGAGAACACCAAGTCCTACACAAGGAGAACACCAGAAGGTTCACACGGGAAGAATTCACCTCTGCGAGAGCTCCCAGCAGGAGATTCCACCAGAGGAGGGTCCTGATACCCAGATCTGAGGAATCCTGGAAGTGAGGAAAGAACCAGACGTACCTGGGATGGGTGGAAGACGACGCTGGTGACTTTCTTGGTGTGGCCCTTGAGCGTGGCCAGGATCTGCTCCGAGCTCTTGTCGAACACGATGACGTTTTTGTCGGCTCCACCTGGAAAACCAAGCGGGAAGCGCTGGGATGGGAGTGTGGGGCCTAGCAACTCCAAATCCGTCTGCCTTATGTCCCTTGTCCCCCTTCAAACTCCCAAAAACATAGAGAAGGAGACCTACTCCCAGGTGGAAAACCCCCAGGAAAGCTCCCTTACCAGTGAGGATCTTGTTGGTGTCGGAAGGACACAGATCCAAGGCAAGAATTCCTGGGATGCTGGCACTGTGCAGCCCCTATGTGAGAGGAGAACCCCAAATTAATGCCACAAGCAGCAAAACCCTCCCACGAGGAATCAAAAAGCGATTCCCAGCTCCATGTGGGAGCTTCCCAGTCCTTTCCCATCCCGGCACTCACCACGTGTGAGGCCACCTGCCGGTACTTGCTGAGCTCCTCTGGCTTCACCAGCTCCTCCGGGACCGTCTTGCCCCTCTGGAAAAAACAGGGATAAACATAAGCCTTGGTTGGAGCACGGTacatcccagctccctccaaATCCTTGGATAAGTCCACTCACCTTCTTACGCTCCGTGGTCAGCACCGTGGCCTTGTCTTGGAGCTGGAAAACAAGAGGAGGGTGGGCACAGACCGGAAATTCTGCGATGGGAAGACGGAGAGGGCAACACACGGAATGCTGTCCCTACCTTCTGGATGATCTCCGGCGTCATCCCCGCCAGCTCTCCCAGATCCATGGCCTCGCCAGCGCCCTGTGTGAAGAGAGAAGAGACATGCAGAGAGGGAATGCAGGAGCAGTGAGTGGGAAAAGGGTTGGGAATGAGAGGGAAAAGGACCAGGACGGGGAGCAGGGACTCACGG comes from the Taeniopygia guttata chromosome 5, bTaeGut7.mat, whole genome shotgun sequence genome and includes:
- the PRPF19 gene encoding pre-mRNA-processing factor 19 yields the protein MALICSISNEVPEHPCVSPVSNHVYERRLIEKYIAENGTDPVNNQPLSEEQLIDIKVAHPIRPKPPSATSIPAILKALQDEWDAVMLHSFTLRQQLQTTRQELSHALYQHDAACRVIARLTKEVTAAREALATLKPQAGLIVPQAVPSAQPNVAGAGEAMDLGELAGMTPEIIQKLQDKATVLTTERKKRGKTVPEELVKPEELSKYRQVASHVGLHSASIPGILALDLCPSDTNKILTGGADKNVIVFDKSSEQILATLKGHTKKVTSVVFHPSQDLVFSASPDATIRIWSVPNASCVQVVRAHEGSVTGLSLHATGDYLLSSSDDQYWAFSDIQTGRVLTKVTDESSGCALTCAQFHPDGLIFGTGTMDSQIKIWDLKERTNVANFPGHSGPITSIAFSENGYYLATAADDSSVKLWDLRKLKNFKTLQLDNNFEVKSLIFDQSGTYLALGGTDVQIYICKQWTEILHFTEHSGLTTGVAFGHHAKFIASTGMDRSLKFYSL